The Hevea brasiliensis isolate MT/VB/25A 57/8 chromosome 9, ASM3005281v1, whole genome shotgun sequence nucleotide sequence ctcaacATCCTGGTTTCATGAGAAATCTTTTTCTTACCGATATATcacattatattaaatttaatttaatatatatttttactaaattgactgttaaatattttttaatttattaaaaaattataaaattaaaattaaaaaaaaattacgtaATTCAATCTACCAtcgatttaagataaaaacatctAAAATTTATGTGTTTAATAGATAATctcatttatattttatattttgagtaTGGGTAGATTctgtttagataaaaaaaaaatctagaataagatttttattattttatttttttccttaaacGTACGTACTCTGACTGCAGGAAGAATCCAAGCAGCTGAGTGGTTATTAAATGTTCTCAATTATTTGATTTATTCCAAAAAGAACAATGCCTGGAAAAGTAAGACCATGAATTTTCATTTAGCTGACTTTGAAAAtgacaaataatatattaaatgataATCAAGACTTTTGAGCCAGAATAGGTCACAAATTTCTTGGACAGGCCACTATAAATAGGATGTAATCCTTGCTCTTCTTCTGCACTCAAAAATCGAATTTCTCTCAATTTGGTATCAGATTTTCTGCTATACTAATTAAGAAGGggaaattgagaaaaaaaaaattaacataagAATGGCCTCTCGTTTATCTTATTCTTGCATGGTTTTGACAATAGCAGTGTTATTGATTTTCTCAAGCTTGCCATGTCATGCGCAACTTTCTTCCAACTTCTATGATAATACATGTCCTAATGCACTCAGTACTATTAGGTCGGCCATTGATGCTGCAGTTTCGAATGAGCAAAGAATGGCTGCTTCACTCATTCGCCTTCATTTTCATGATTGCTTTGTTCAGGTAGTTCACAACAAATATATAGACATATTTATTTAGTCTtgacatattatatatatatgcgAATGTTCTTGAGATTAATGTAATTAGCTTTGTCTTTAATTGCAGGGTTGTGATGGTTCAGTTTTGCTGGCAGATACGGCGTCATTTACTGGCGAGAGAACTGCTCGCAATAATGCGAATTCCATCAGAGGATTCGAAGTCATAGATGATGCCAAGGCTCAAGTGGAGAGCATATGTCCTGGAATTGTTTCTTGTGCTGATGTTCTTGCAGTTGCAGCTCGCGATGCATCTGTCGCTGTAAGTTTCTTTCTCCAATCTTTTCCCATTCAGCAAATGTTATACAGCACGAGCTTGTAATTGCCATATTTACGTCCTGAGTTCTGCATATATACAAAACACAGGTTGGTGGACCATCTTGGACAGTGAATCTTGGAAGAAGAGACTCTACCACTGCTAGCCTAAGTCTAGCTAATAGCGACCTTCCTGCCTTCACAGACAGCCTTGATAGGCTTATTTCTTTGTTCGGAAACAAGGGATTAAATGCAAGAGATATGGTTGCCCTTTCAGGTTTGTACGTCAAGAATTTATTTCAATTCTATTTGTACACATGCAATGCGTAGAAGTACATTAAGAAggctaaaaaaattattggaataCTTACAGGAGCACATACAATTGGACAAGCTAGATGCCTGACCTTCCGTGGTAG carries:
- the LOC110648486 gene encoding lignin-forming anionic peroxidase-like, with protein sequence MASRLSYSCMVLTIAVLLIFSSLPCHAQLSSNFYDNTCPNALSTIRSAIDAAVSNEQRMAASLIRLHFHDCFVQGCDGSVLLADTASFTGERTARNNANSIRGFEVIDDAKAQVESICPGIVSCADVLAVAARDASVAVGGPSWTVNLGRRDSTTASLSLANSDLPAFTDSLDRLISLFGNKGLNARDMVALSGAHTIGQARCLTFRGRIYNNTSDIDPDFANTRRSQCPNTGGDGNLAPLDLVTPNTFDNNYYSNLIARRGLLQSDQVLFSGGSTDSIVNEYSTDSSSFSSDFASAMVKMGNIDPLTGSQGEIRRVCTAVN